DNA from Quercus lobata isolate SW786 chromosome 1, ValleyOak3.0 Primary Assembly, whole genome shotgun sequence:
CTAAGaaagatctcttatttaaccaacagaaactttaccagttgaggtGATATACTAATATATTGATatcatcttcaaaaaaaattccatatagaggaccattttattttttttgaaaaaacaaaaaaatccttATTAGTCCCCTATTAGATTTTCATTAGGCAGGTCAATATGTAATGCTAAAAATTGTCAGCAGAGtagttctaaaattttataggaaaatgaaTATTGTACCTTAATTAGATAATTAGGCAACtccaataataaataataaatatatatatatatatatatatttataaaagaaggtcaatcaagtaaaaaaaaaaaaaaattcccttaatTATAAGCCAACAATTTGAATACGCAGTTAATTACTACTTTCTCAGTTGGCTCCTCGAATCTTATCGACCTCAAAGGCTGAACTGCTGAAGTCAACTTGTGAAAAAAACTtctgtttgaaaaaaaaaaaaaaaaaaaaaatcagaaataagaaaaactttagagagagagagagagagaaaaaaaagtcccatagttgagagttgagagtaCTTCTATGGTTCTATATGTATCACAGTTGACTAGCCCTGCTGTGTCTACAAATGGTATATATTCTGCGTGTAGTCCACATGTCTAATAATTCAGCAAAACGTTACACATTGATTCTATTCTTgatcatataatataaataaacttaATAATTATCTCCGATTTGGTTCTCCTGAACTAataaagtgaaaagaaaagaggaggaATAATATTTTGGTTGAAGAGAGCTTAATATTCCTTTtctttagtttcaaaaaaaaaaaaaaaattcctttttctttttcccttcttcttgGTGAATTTTATACACcacactaaaaagaaaaatgaagaaggcattCAGCATAGAATCTCTCAAATTGCTTAACTTTAAAGTTTGATCAAAAGCTTTTGTTctctttatatgtttaattCATAAGAATCAATGACTCTTTTGAAACTCTAAGTTAACTAACATCAATCATACATTCATATATTGAGCCACTTGACTTAGGAAGAACATGTGGTGTACAAGTTTTATTCTACTGAgtattaaaatacaaaaaattatgttagacttagatgatcaaaataattaaaagaagctttaaattttatttaaaaaattttgaaatttttggtaaTAGAATTGTAGttagaatagaattttaaatttcttgaaactttgATAACAGAGTTTTACCTAAATCAAACTATCATAATTGTGGGGGGACGAGGATCCCAAAATAGGTAAATAGGCGGTCAAGGTTATTTCCGAAGAGCTAAAGTCCGAAAAGATGATCTAGGGCGATGATCTCATGGTTTGAAGGGAGATTGGGGTAACTTACTTGATAAAGACTCCAAGGACATACCTCGGACCTCAGATGGATGAGCACTAGTTGTATAAAGGGGACAAAGCTAAACCGtcagaaaggaaagaaaactgACTTGACACGAAGTATGAGAAAGATGAAGGAAGAGGATATAGAAGCCATCCCCTCTGCATTAATTAAAGGGCAACCACTTCTCTGGcagcattaatgaggaagtgactGTGAACAGTGGAGGCATAGCTAAGATTTTAGTGTAAATCTTGCAAGTATGTTCCAGATGGGACAAGTATTCTAGGAATTTGATCCCAACCCTCCAAGTGTAGAATCCAGATGCATTTGAGTTGGATATATAAAGCAAGAAAAACATCTGGAGAGAGGaggaaaaaggagaaaaacaatagagcaaaaaaagaaaggaagagaatTCTGTAATACCTTCCTCCGATTAGACCCAAGGATCcacaattgtgttttttttttaatcaacatTCAAGTTGAACATCAATGAAATCAGCATCTCTTCTTTCTTAGTTCTATGACATAAGCTTACTTAATCTTAGCAATTGGTATTACAAAAGTAGACTTGACTTCCCATCTCTAAAGAAATGAATTGTGACAGCATATAGCAAAAATCATCATTTAAGTCTTTAAGTTATTTTTCCGCTTTTTTGCTCACCAGAATAATCATAGTTGAACtagaatttataattttttgaaatttaagcaACAAAGTTATAATAACTAATGGTTGTGTAGTCACTTGTTCCAAATAGAAGATGATCATACGACATAATCACGACTTTTAAGaccaattttttgtttaatgaagagttattagaaacaaattaaataattatatatataataaattaacatacaattttacaataaaaaatttcatataatcTTTATTTGTTAACAACTTATCATCACCACAAACATGGAAAGAGGGGGACTTGGAGTAGGGGGAGCATGGCCCCccttaattattttaaatatatatatatatatatatatgtgtgtgtgtgtgtgggtatATATAGGCACTacttttagcaattttgttctataaaatcaCATTTTGCCCCTCTTAAcattatcattgattcttttaagagtactACTCTAGCCACAAACttttgtataacatttttacaaattgttgaggtagtaaaattttattggtTTGCATCTGAGCCCATCACTTATATCACATTTTTACATACTAATAACTATTCACCACatttataatttgtaaaaaagtttgtaattctaacatttatttcctcattttaaaTGTTAGATCTAAAATTGAAGGCAAAATAAACAAGCCCaaaaattttacccaaaacaaacaacctaactcttaaaaaaattttaaacaaaataattttgtccataCTTGGATGCacacataaaaaacacaaaaaaaaaaaaaaaccccattaGCTGTTAAGTAACCGAGCTAGAAACTAGAGCCGCCGCACGCAACCACCAACAAATCTACCCTCCTTAACTTCAAGCCTTGGCTTCATCCCTaacaacaaattcaatcctCGCCATTCTTTTAGTCTCTTGTCACAAATCTACAAATGCCTAGTCCCATGCCGTTTTCACCGTCAACTATTTTGCAATAGAGTTACACATAAATATCATATGTTTCTCATGggacaataataaaaaagaaaaaaaaaagaaacaaaataaatatatataaaaaaattccctCCTCTATCTACCCactaatatttataattaaatatataaatatcaaTTAAGAGTGTAGCCACATGCTAATTACTATATATtagatatttgaaaaatatatggatGCTATGTGAAGGTGTTAGGAAACACAAGCGTCGACTATTTTGACTAGTCACACCCTTTTGAGTAGGGCTAATGTTCTTTTACCATTTATgtataaaaacatataaaataattagacTTATTACACATGTTTTGTGCATGTAataatgcaattttttatttatttcatttattgttataatgtttaaaagtgatatataaataattttgtatttttttaaagaaagtaaCATGGaataatatctaaaaataagATAGAGAATTAGAAATATTGTCCTAAATTTTAAGTCAAATAGAGAAGATAAATGAAAAAGTCTAAAACTTAAGAATAACAAATTACTCTTTTAatcagtttgtgttttttaatttataattatttaactaCAAGATAAATGTATTTTAGAGtgtttaagaatttgtgtgagaGTATTTTAGTACTCAAAATGTTGAAACTCAAATAgagaatcctttttttttttttggaaaaaaatcttGTTATTAATAATACTAGCctcattgaaattttgaattttaaaataaaaagtgttaattcttttttcttttcttttttgagaatgaaaaagCGGTAATTCATAagagaagataaaagaaaaaaaaatctaaaacttaggatttttttaaaaaaaaaaatagtaaattactctattaatcagtttttatttttaaatttaaaattatttaactaaagaatatgagtattttttagagtttaaaaatttatgtgagGATATTTTAGTAAGCAAAATAATGAAACCCAAGCAAAGAATCatgttattaatagtatagtttgatataatatttatttaattaaaatgaataaaaataaaatagtgaatTTGTGTATGATAAATACCATATttgttctttctcaaaaaaaacaaaaaccatatTTGGATGAAAGGTACTacgtctataacatttttacatgatttattgtaaatcataggtggttagttgttattggtttaaatttgaacctaacactaagattacttttttgtccctAACAATAATACCCACTAACAATCTGCCacataaaatttcttgaaaagcCTTCCAAAAAAGGGTGTGAACATATAATTTCTCTATTTGCATTGCCTCGCagaaacagctgtctcacatgCCGTTTCACAAAACATCAGTTATATAATCTTTGAGAACTCAGAGATACGCACAAACACAACCACCAACACACACATCAAAATCAGGTTTAcagtttcaacaaaaaccaaaaaaaaaaaatcagtttacAATGCTAAAAACATCCTCAAAACCACAAGACATGGCTCAAGAACTCCCTGTCACAACCGCCACAGCCACAGCCAGAGTCCCAAACACAAAGAAGCTAACTTTGATACCACTCATATTTCTCATCTACTTTGAAGTAGCAGGCGGGCCTTATGGAGAGGAGCCAGCAGTCAAAGCAGCGGGACCCCTTTTCGCTATCATTGGTTTCATGGTGTTTCCATTCATTTGGAGTGTCCCTGAAGCTCTTGTCACTGCAGAGCTCTCCACTGCTTATCCTGGAAACGGTGGCTTTGTTATATGGGCAGACCGTGCCTTTGGCCCTTTCTGGGGTTCACTTATGGGCACATGGAAATTCCTCAGTGGTGTTATCAATGTTGCTGCTTTTCCTGTTCTTTGCATAGACTATATGAAGCAGCTTATTCCTGCTTTAGGATCTGGCTTGCCTAGGTACCTTGCAATTCTTTGCTCTACTTTGGGCCTTTCTTTTCTTAACTATACTGGTGTGACAATTGTTGGTTATGCTGCTGTGGCACTTGCTGCTATTTCACTTTTGCCATTTATACTCATCACCTTGATTGCACTCCCAAAGATTAGGCCTCATAGGTGGCTCAGTTTGGGACAGCAGGGTGTTAAGAAAGATTGGAACTTGTTCTTCAACACCcttttttggaacttgaatttctGGGACAATGTTAGTACTTTGGCTGGAGAAGTTGATCACCCCCAGAAAACTTTTCCAAAGGCTCTTTTTATTTCTGTGATTTTCACTTGCTTGGCTTACTTGTTTCCACTTTTGGCTGTCATCGGGGCTCTTTCTGTGGATCAAACTGAATGGGAAGCTGGGTTTATGGCCCAGGCTGCAGAATTGATTGCCGGGAAATGGTTGAAAATCTTTCTTGAAGTTGGTGCTGTGTTATCAGCAATTGGGCTTTTTGAAGCCCAGTTAAGCAGTAGTGCTTTCCAACTTCTGGGTATGGCTGATATTGGATCTTTGCCTAAGTTTTTTGGTCTAAGGTCTAAATGGTTCAACACCCCTTGGGTTGGAATTTTGTTATCAACTTCAATTTCACTAGGGGTTTCATACATGAATTTCACAGACATTATATCCTCAGCCAATTTCTTGTACAGTTTGAGCATGTTATTAGAGTTTTCTTCATTTGTATGGTTGAGAAGGAAGTTCCCAATGTTGAAGAGGCCTTACCGGGTCCCATTGAGGCTGCCAATGCTGGTGTTTATGTGTTTGGTACCATGTACTTTTCTAGTAGTGATAATGGCTGTTGCtacaaaaaaagtttatttggtGAGTGCTATAATGACTGTTGCTGGGATAGGATGGTACTTCCTAATGAAACTTTGCAAGTCAAAGAAGTGGCTAAAATTCAACATTGATGGTGAAGTTGGTGTAGTAGAAAACGACCAGGATAGGGCGGTTGGTCATTTATGACAAACTTGACACTTATGGCGTGCATTCCACTAGAAAGAAATGAAAGTCTGAAGTCTGGGATTGAAGCTTTTTTGAATGAACATTCAACTAATTGTGTGGACGCACACTTGGATTTGAGTATGCAAATTTGAGATCCACAATTGAATGATTTTACTTGCAggttatatgtaaaaaaatttagtgacaTCACGAGTGTTAGTACTCTCTTGCTATCTTTGCAGGTATTGAGTCCTTCAGTCCATATGTAATTTGGTAGCAGCAATTATAAGGAAATCTggatttacttttgtttttttttttttttttttggtgagaagtAACTTTTGTGAGTTAGTaaagtaagaaaaagaaaaaaaggttgaGGTAAATTGACTCATTGTTGTAAAATTTGTGTtctcttttatataaatttgtgcTTTCTTTTTGGGGCAAATTGTCTGCATAAGTAGCCGTCCAGTTACAACTGTGACTATTTAATTCATGCGTCCACACAAAGCCATATAGAATGGAATGATATTTCACATTTGACTATGAAGATACTGTGGAATCTGGGGCCATAGTTTAAACCTGattaattgataaattattgGACATGCAGTGCAGTTTGAGGcaacaaaaatcattttagatttttgtttATTGGTCAACATCATATGAATTGGTCATGGGAGTTGGACAAAATGTATGGAACCCAAGTTTGAATAATAATAGAATAATTGAATTCCTAGCTGGATTCTCGAATCTGATTGCCTTGTGCAGCTTTCACCACTTCACGTCAGCTTGAAAAGAATTCCACAAAACTGTATCATATAGAGCATTGAAAATTacatttagggtctgtttggatagaacttattttgctgaaactgaaaacttaaaacttaaaacactgtagcaaaataatttttaaatatgtgaatagtaccgtgggacccatttttaatgaaaaagttgataaaaagtgaaatttgtggatccgtaaacagtgcacgaATACACTGTTCACGGACAAAAAGTCAACAAGtgcggctaaaaaaaaaaaaaaaaaaaaaaaaaaaactgaaacgcAGGAACGCAAAACGTAGACGCAAAAAATCtcaatacaaacacacacttagatttgaatgaaatagaggttggatttatatattaaaaagaaaatgaaggttACAATGTACTTGACTATTCTGAGTCACAGTATCAAGAAATTATTAGGTTTACTAGGAAGACTATTGACGTGGTTCTACTTGACCTCCCAATTAATAAAATGCTATTATTAATGcaaatgtaatattatttagtaattttaattttttattccttgtgcTGATTAGGAAGCCCACAGATACATTTGCATATCATATAGAGCATTGAAAATTACATTTAgatctctctcaaaaaaaaaaaaaaacatttagatttgaatgaaatagaggttggatttatatattaaaaagaaaatgaagttaCAATGTACTTGACTATTCTGAGCCACAGTATcaagaaattattaggtctacTAGAAAGATTGTTGACGTCGTCTTACTTGACCTCCTAATTAATAAAATGCTGTTATTAATGCAAATGTAACATTATCTGgtaattctaattttttattccttgtgcTGATTAGGAAGCCCACACATACATTTGCATAAATGACATCATTTCATTGGTCAAGGAGGACCACATCAGCAGTCCTCTgagtataaataataatttctcgtATTATGGATCACATAAATTGAAGATTACCTCCAAATTTGGTTCTCCTAAACAATActtaaaaaaggaaaggaataaTAGCTGAGTTGAAGATAGAAATATGCCCTTAACATAAGCATTTGGCATAAAATCTCCTTCATCTTTACTTCAAGGTTGATACTTGATattaattttgttcaataatcAGTCCATCATATTCCTGTGATGTGTCTCCTTTCCTTTATTCTTTTCTAGATTCTTTTAAGACTGATTCTTCTAATCTATTTGAGGAACTTTGTGCAAATAATTTTCTCTTGAAGGTAGAACATAAATATTTGAGTGCCTCCTCAAATTatatgtgaaaactgaaaagttgtTCAATTTCGAAAAATGGGTGGAGGATTAAGACTTAGTCTGATCATTACCATAGAAGCATCTGCCTGCTAAGGAAAGGAACCAAATTTACAAGTTACAACCAACttcataaagaaaaagaacctcAGCCACGATAACATTGAAAAGAGCTAACTTTCAAGTTATTAGGACATTGGAGTTCCATTTATTATCGTGCAGCGTCACcaaaagtcttgtaactcaCTGACAAGGAAGGTTTTGATTTAAATCTCCCATCCCAATTGTTGtcactatcaaaaaaaaaaaaaaaaaaaaaaaaccaacagcATGTGGGAAAGAGGCATAAAATCACTCACTTTGTTAGCTTCTAAACTCTATAATTCACTTGAATCTCTTCGTTTACAGTTTAtacttataaatatttatacaATTCTAACCAtttcaatgatttttcataCACTAATTTTCACTTAAAGGtttctaatttactaattttgCTTCCCATCGATACAGATGTGACACAAATCATTAATACAAAGTTTGTTATAAGATAATTTCCCTTCTTCGCAATGTGATGTGAATCTTTGATTCTGCTtagacttcaaaaaaaaaaaaaaggtaaaatattattttcatccctaaatttttataaaagtttgtttttcgtccataaattttcaaaagttcGTTTTTCGTCCCTGAACTTTACAAAACGTTTTACTTTTCATCCTTCCATCTATGTTCGTTAATTTATGTCCTATGTAGCCTAATAGAATGATGACGTGGTATCTGACTTGCAccaaatgattttatttataaaattatggaCATATGGCGAAGAGTTATTGGAACACATGGATTAAATATTTTGTGATATGACATCCTTACAAACTAACGaggcatttaaaaaaaaaattccagctCATATTTATGTTAAGAATTTATtaggatttaaaataaaaacttaaaacaccaaaacattaaaagaaagaatcaaaaaTCCAGTTCAAGTTGTCCATCTCCAACGACGTTCAACCAAAACTTCCCAGATCTTTCATTcgtttttgatgtttttttttttttttttttttttttttttttttttttttgtaggttttAGCATTAGCTTCTATTATCTTATGATTAAGTTTTGGATCATTAAGGTGTTATATATTGTGAGGCGGGAACAGAggaaggggttttttttttcttctattttttgagaaaacgcCAGATCTTCTTGTAGCGTAGACTGGTGTACAAGTGAGGGCAGATTTTTTATGGACAAGGATGAAAGTCTTTGTAATTTGTAAAGGCTACTGTTTATTGGTTGCTAACAAACCCACTACTTTGTTGTCATTGTCATCATCTTCTTGTTTCTCTAGTGCTCTCCTTCTTGTTTCTCTAGTGCTCATCATCATTGCAAAAAAGGATGAACATTTGGATTGATTGAAATGAAACCAATGAGGACATGGGTGGGTGGTGCAAACAGCAAGAGATTGGAGGAGATGAATAGTTGGCTTAAATTAgggattttgatattttggtgttttaaatttttattttaaatctagATAAATTCTTACattaaaatttgacatattattattattattatttttatttttatttttaatctttttatgcCAATAACTCTTTGCCATGTGTCcataattttgtaaataaaataattcgGTCTAAGTTAGATATCACATCATCACTCTGTTAGGCCATATAGAACATAAACTAACAGACATAGACAAAATGATGGAAAGTAAAAAGTTTTGTGAAGTTTATggaagaaaaacaaacttttataaaagtttagggacgaaaataatattttaccaaaaaaaaaaaaaacttgagctGTCCTACCTCTTGGGCATGACCTAAAGCTTTTTAATTGAGTGTTATTTTGTGCTTTGGGCCCAATTTTAACTGACCACGGGGTGagatcattattattattattagtcaTAGGTCCACGCAAAGTAAGACagttacaattttttgtttagtaAAATGTTTGGTGATTTTTCCATCCACGCATCATAGTTATCAacaccttctcaaaaaaaaaaaaaaaaaaagttatcaacaTAAAAAGCTTATTTATTGTGGCATTGTTTTGTCACATTAACTATTTTGAGTACTTGAATGAAAACAAATATATGATTATTCTTGTTAGAGAATAAAAAggacaataaatttatttataaaaaaaaatttcctactATGGTATGTTGAAAAACTTATACTTTGCAAGATGAGCTTCACAATCTTCATGTGAAATGGAATTCCATTGAATAACTTACACATTGCAATATTGTAGATTATAACACTTAACATAATATCATAAATCTTCAAATATCTTAtccctttattaaaaaaaagtcctCAATTGgtcttcaaattcaaattatatcatAACAAAGCATTAAAATTGTGTAACTcactcaaaaactaaaattaatttaagctaaggggaaaaaaagatcataaagaAAGATATTACCTcaaatcattaaattaaatgattaatGTGGGGTCGGGGagcttatgatccggcccacgctctatccgGGCTCAGGGCCCGTGTCGAGGAGGtcgtgtgccgaggacgaatgatcgaaGGCCGAGGTGTCaaggggaacagctgaggactaccttgtcctcggcactccaggacttcaATGGGGAGAGCAACGTCTTGATGAAGGCTATCCCCAAAtagccccctgaaggggatgtgagtggaatggaGCCCACGTGGAGGTACGGTGCAAAATTGGTTCAAGGAAAGTACGTCCCCTCCGtattaaatgcacccgccagcgccctgatcatgttaatgagaaaagacgcttgggcggtgtaacttcgatcatcgcaactaatagaaagtgagaggggacagctgatgggatgggtacagaagtaagcacctgcctgaccaacaagtggagggctaagatcaatcaagaaggactatataatgtaaaggttaGTGCACCAAAAGGCTGGatgggaaaaatggcaaaaaactagagcctcccagcccgcctccaagagaaagactcccagggcgaacacgattta
Protein-coding regions in this window:
- the LOC115977185 gene encoding probable polyamine transporter At3g13620 — protein: MLKTSSKPQDMAQELPVTTATATARVPNTKKLTLIPLIFLIYFEVAGGPYGEEPAVKAAGPLFAIIGFMVFPFIWSVPEALVTAELSTAYPGNGGFVIWADRAFGPFWGSLMGTWKFLSGVINVAAFPVLCIDYMKQLIPALGSGLPRYLAILCSTLGLSFLNYTGVTIVGYAAVALAAISLLPFILITLIALPKIRPHRWLSLGQQGVKKDWNLFFNTLFWNLNFWDNVSTLAGEVDHPQKTFPKALFISVIFTCLAYLFPLLAVIGALSVDQTEWEAGFMAQAAELIAGKWLKIFLEVGAVLSAIGLFEAQLSSSAFQLLGMADIGSLPKFFGLRSKWFNTPWVGILLSTSISLGVSYMNFTDIISSANFLYSLSMLLEFSSFVWLRRKFPMLKRPYRVPLRLPMLVFMCLVPCTFLVVIMAVATKKVYLVSAIMTVAGIGWYFLMKLCKSKKWLKFNIDGEVGVVENDQDRAVGHL